One region of Wyeomyia smithii strain HCP4-BCI-WySm-NY-G18 chromosome 3, ASM2978416v1, whole genome shotgun sequence genomic DNA includes:
- the LOC129728648 gene encoding uncharacterized protein DDB_G0289917-like gives MTLNIKTAAELATLIPAYDGNSGGVKSFVDAVNLVKTIVPAENKAAAIQVILTKLSGKARNLFATIPDDYDGITQALISNCSEKSTSDSAKSNLNNLKLKSPDDLQNFTKQVDSLAEKLTETYITEKIPNEVAMKMAQKAAIQTMVANASNSETKIVLKVGKFTNLQEAINIMVENENVTTTTSNAVVLNATSNRNRYQNNNVNRIPQRNNNQRNNFNNRYQPRFPLNNNRNHNNHNNQYNQQQNNRNFNRFNRGFNQNYNQNRQFNPNRNFEAARMFFARQQNIPQLPSNVTTQHEERLVNPCYAQVATGSNQPNSQQNANNQQLAIPQNGFSNPNYFFGQQ, from the coding sequence ATGACACTTAATATAAAAACAGCAGCCGAACTGGCTACCTTAATTCCTGCTTATGATGGAAACTCCGGAGGAGTTAAATCCTTCGTGGACGCAGTAAATTTAGTTAAGACAATAGTACCCGCTGAAAACAAAGCAGCGGCTATTCAAGTTATTTTAACTAAACTGAGTGGGAAAGCGAGAAATCTATTCGCTACAATTCCGGATGATTATGACGGAATTACCCAAGCTTTGATCAGCAATTGCAGTGAGAAAAGTACGTCAGATTCAGCTAAAAGTAATCTGAATAACTTAAAGTTAAAATCTCCAGACGATTTGCAAAATTTTACTAAGCAAGTAGATTCACTTGCTGAAAAATTGACTGAAACCTATATTACCGAAAAAATTCCGAACGAAGTCGCAATGAAAATGGCTCAAAAAGCTGCTATCCAAACGATGGTAGCGAATGCTTCAAACTCTGAGACAAAAATAGTGTTAAAAGTAGGTAAGTTCACCAATCTCCAGGAAGCCATTAATATAATGGTGGAGAATGAAAATGTTACTACGACAACATCGAACGCAGTGGTACTAAACGCCACGAGTAACAGAAATAGATATCAAAACAATAACGTGAACAGGATACCGCAGAGGAATAATAATCAAAGAAATAATTTCAACAATCGATATCAACCACGATTTCCACTTAATAACAATAGAAATCATAACAATCATAACAACCAATACAATCAACAGCAGAACAATAGAAACTTTAATCGGTTTAATAGAGGttttaatcaaaattacaaCCAAAACCGTCAGTTTAACCCGAATAGAAATTTCGAAGCTGCAAGAATGTTTTTCGCAAGACAGCAAAACATTCCGCAACTACCAAGCAATGTTACGACTCAACATGAAGAACGCTTAGTTAATCCCTGCTACGCTCAAGTAGCAACGGGATCCAATCAACCAAACAGTCAGCAAAACGCTAATAACCAACAGTTAGCAATACCACAAAATGGATTTTCCaatccaaattatttttttggccaACAGTAA